One Streptomyces sp. CNQ-509 DNA window includes the following coding sequences:
- a CDS encoding FadR/GntR family transcriptional regulator, which produces MAVTDEAIEKIKGMIVSGKLRPGDRLPKESELAAELGLSRNSLREAVRALALIRILDVRQGDGTYVTSLDSQLLLEAMSFVVDFHRDDTVLELLAVRRILEPAATALACAGIGDPELDALEAELAELGHDPSVEELVRADLEFHRRIVQASGNSVLSSLLEGLSGPTARARIWRGLTQEDAVRRTLTEHRAILDAMRSRDAEAARSWATVHIASVEQWLRRTL; this is translated from the coding sequence ATGGCGGTCACGGACGAGGCGATCGAGAAGATCAAAGGAATGATCGTCTCCGGCAAGCTGCGGCCGGGCGACCGGCTGCCCAAGGAGAGCGAGCTGGCGGCCGAGCTCGGCCTGTCCCGCAACTCGCTCCGTGAGGCGGTGCGCGCGCTCGCGCTGATACGCATCCTGGACGTACGGCAGGGCGACGGCACGTACGTCACGAGCCTCGACTCCCAGCTGCTGCTGGAGGCGATGAGCTTCGTCGTCGACTTCCACCGCGACGACACGGTGCTGGAGCTGCTCGCCGTACGCCGCATCCTGGAGCCCGCCGCCACCGCGCTGGCCTGCGCCGGCATCGGGGACCCCGAGCTGGACGCGCTGGAGGCGGAGCTGGCGGAGCTGGGCCACGACCCGTCCGTGGAGGAACTGGTCCGCGCCGACCTGGAGTTCCACCGCCGCATCGTGCAGGCGTCGGGGAACTCCGTGCTCAGCTCGCTGCTGGAGGGGCTGTCGGGGCCGACGGCCCGCGCCCGCATCTGGCGCGGTCTCACGCAGGAGGACGCGGTACGGCGCACGCTCACCGAGCACCGGGCGATCCTCGACGCGATGCGCAGCCGGGACGCGGAGGCGGCCAGGTCGTGGGCGACGGTGCACATCGCGAGCGTGGAGCAGTGGCTGCGCCGGACGCTGTGA